One window from the genome of Hyalangium minutum encodes:
- a CDS encoding polyprenyl synthetase family protein gives MSSADLTTSPHEGSAHIEFLRRLHERQQLVTRALDEHFPAGAGPLMDAIRGALLADGKRLRPILCLEACQWSGGSPQAALPAACAIEMIHKMTLVHDDLPAMDDAQTRNGRPALHRVHGEALAILAGDALLVHAFGLLASTREVPAERVTGAITRLCQALGTAGLAGGQALDVLSQAGDVTPEKLDHVHTWKTASLFEAAIVIGAEMGGANASQVEALARYGMLLGRAFQISDDLQDAQDTQAVTPHEVTNYVQLHGVEGARRKLRELLSQAVSAIRSVQGGDSQLLAGITELVWEHSWSTGEGHHGHHA, from the coding sequence ATGTCCTCAGCCGACCTGACAACCAGCCCCCATGAGGGCTCGGCCCACATCGAATTCCTCCGGCGCTTGCATGAGCGGCAACAGCTCGTGACACGAGCGCTGGACGAGCACTTCCCTGCCGGAGCCGGACCCTTGATGGATGCGATCCGCGGGGCCTTGCTGGCCGATGGCAAGCGGCTGAGGCCCATTCTCTGCCTGGAGGCCTGCCAGTGGTCTGGTGGGAGCCCCCAGGCCGCGCTGCCCGCAGCCTGCGCCATCGAGATGATCCACAAGATGACGCTGGTGCACGATGACCTGCCGGCCATGGATGATGCGCAGACGCGCAACGGCCGGCCGGCGCTGCACAGGGTGCATGGCGAGGCGCTGGCCATCCTCGCCGGAGATGCACTGCTGGTGCATGCGTTCGGGCTGCTGGCGTCCACTCGCGAGGTGCCCGCCGAACGGGTGACGGGCGCCATCACGCGCCTGTGCCAGGCGCTGGGCACCGCCGGGCTGGCCGGGGGGCAAGCCCTGGACGTGCTCTCTCAAGCCGGAGATGTGACGCCCGAGAAGCTCGATCATGTTCACACCTGGAAGACCGCGAGCCTCTTTGAGGCGGCCATCGTCATCGGCGCGGAGATGGGAGGGGCAAACGCCTCCCAGGTCGAGGCGCTCGCCCGCTATGGGATGCTGCTGGGCAGGGCGTTCCAGATCTCCGATGACCTTCAGGATGCCCAGGACACCCAGGCGGTGACGCCGCACGAGGTGACGAACTACGTCCAGCTCCACGGGGTGGAGGGGGCCCGGCGCAAGCTGCGCGAGCTGCTGAGCCAGGCGGTCTCCGCGATCCGCTCGGTCCAGGGCGGAGACAGCCAGCTGCTGGCGGGAATCACGGAGCTGGTCTGGGAGCACTCCTGGAGCACGGGTGAGGGACACCATGGCCATCACGCCTGA
- a CDS encoding S41 family peptidase → MERNDTPEQLSSFLERMRASEPEGGEAIIDQARELLEQAYVHLPDNQASGVDPLGLLAALQRELPRDRVQLYRELLAIFARLGDRHTHCSLPEPFTSQVAFLPFLVGEFFERGERYLAVLHSATRELERGDVLVSWNGAAMAEVLGRQQEWQHGSHLEARYAKAVQTLTFRPLALMPPPEEETVALECVSAMGARRTVRMNWRVADAAWLAQRFHSFLDGVSAAEPGQEHGFSARRVETSHGTFGYIRVNSFQERPEPFLGRFSRVLKDMPRSGLILDMRSCEDGIVQLGERLLQLFTPRRIQPEPFQFRVTELTLQLVRSVPALAGWREAVERAAAQGRIYSEALPLTTESEANGSRQKYAGAVVLLTSALTYSTAEMFAAGFQDHEIGRVVGTAPRTGGGGASPWPQSTLFKLSGRAAFRPLPRGPFFRVAVRRCRRVHARAGALLEREGVAPDVLHPPTRADLFHHDRDLLEVAGRVLTGMQ, encoded by the coding sequence ATGGAACGGAACGATACGCCGGAGCAGCTCTCCTCCTTTCTGGAGCGCATGAGGGCCTCGGAGCCAGAAGGCGGTGAGGCCATCATCGATCAGGCCCGCGAGCTGCTGGAGCAGGCCTATGTCCACCTGCCCGACAACCAGGCCTCGGGAGTGGATCCCCTCGGCCTGTTGGCGGCGCTTCAACGCGAGCTGCCCCGGGATCGGGTCCAGCTGTACCGCGAGCTGCTCGCGATCTTCGCACGGCTCGGGGATCGCCACACTCACTGCAGCCTGCCCGAGCCTTTCACGAGCCAGGTCGCCTTCCTCCCCTTCTTGGTGGGGGAGTTCTTCGAGCGGGGCGAGCGGTATCTCGCGGTGCTCCACTCCGCCACCCGCGAGCTGGAGCGTGGGGATGTCCTCGTCTCGTGGAATGGCGCCGCCATGGCGGAGGTGCTGGGACGCCAGCAGGAGTGGCAGCACGGCTCCCATCTCGAGGCCCGGTACGCCAAGGCAGTGCAGACGCTGACTTTCCGTCCCCTCGCGTTGATGCCACCGCCCGAGGAGGAAACAGTCGCCTTGGAGTGCGTGTCTGCCATGGGAGCGAGGCGGACGGTGCGGATGAACTGGCGCGTGGCAGATGCCGCGTGGCTCGCGCAGCGCTTCCACTCTTTCCTGGATGGAGTCTCCGCGGCGGAGCCTGGACAGGAGCATGGCTTCTCCGCGCGCCGGGTGGAGACCTCTCACGGAACGTTTGGCTATATCCGGGTGAACTCGTTCCAGGAGCGCCCCGAGCCCTTTCTGGGACGGTTCTCGCGAGTGCTGAAGGACATGCCCCGCAGCGGGCTGATCCTGGACATGCGGAGTTGTGAGGACGGCATCGTGCAGCTCGGGGAGCGGCTGCTCCAGCTCTTCACCCCACGGAGGATACAACCCGAGCCCTTCCAGTTCCGGGTCACGGAGTTGACCCTGCAGCTCGTCCGCTCGGTGCCAGCGCTTGCCGGCTGGCGAGAGGCCGTCGAGCGTGCGGCGGCCCAGGGGCGGATCTACTCGGAAGCGCTGCCACTGACGACCGAGAGTGAGGCGAACGGGAGCCGCCAGAAGTACGCCGGTGCCGTCGTGCTCCTCACGAGCGCGTTGACCTACAGCACCGCCGAGATGTTCGCCGCGGGGTTTCAGGACCACGAGATCGGCCGGGTGGTAGGGACAGCCCCGCGCACAGGGGGTGGAGGCGCCTCGCCCTGGCCGCAGAGCACCCTGTTCAAGCTCTCTGGGAGAGCCGCCTTCCGTCCCCTGCCCCGTGGCCCTTTCTTTCGCGTCGCCGTCCGAAGGTGTCGGCGCGTGCATGCGAGGGCGGGCGCTCTCCTCGAGCGTGAGGGCGTGGCCCCCGACGTGCTCCACCCGCCGACGCGGGCGGATCTCTTCCACCATGACAGGGACCTCCTGGAAGTGGCCGGAAGAGTGCTGACAGGGATGCAGTAG
- a CDS encoding RiPP maturation radical SAM C-methyltransferase, producing the protein MAITPEAAPPRYDVCLLSMPFPVLNQPSMALGLLKPALTQAGLPAKTLYPCLWFAEEVGLDVYVAICDSKQEFLVGEWIFAEAAFPGFHPDRDSYLERVLSAPVSRGLLRKSRFEGDPRAALLAARQAAQGFIEKVATRVLELRPRIVGCTSTFTQHCASLAVLRKIRELAPEVVTVMGGANCEGEMGVSARRHFPWVDFVVSGEGELLFPKLCQSILEHGRQIPTQHLPQGVIGEAQLRQPAGAPAPRASVSRMDTTPVPDFDDYFAELHSSPLRSFISPGLAMETSRGCWWGKKHHCTFCGLNGGNMDFRSKSAGRVISELAELSTRYGIRKFNIVDNIMDLAYIQELAPRITSDTPYTLFFETKVNLKRAQLERLAAAGIRRLQPGIESMHDEILQLVDKGTTALQNIQLLKWARELGIFITWNFLWDVPGEQDAWYAEMAEWLPWVSHLQPPGVDRIQFHRFSPYHQRPASFGLTLEPYPLYAHVYPLTQEELGGLAYYFHDPRRRSAKEELERRPHLRQTMRVVAQWNKLWNRGGFEGTWETPVLRMFHEAERLRLVDTRPCATASEHVLTGLAAQVYLQCDAIQTLKSLLEGLAQSGVEGASPGDVQAILDDLVKCKLLLRQRERFVALALHEVSRIPDSDEDFPGGYTDVDAWHQASAV; encoded by the coding sequence ATGGCCATCACGCCTGAAGCGGCTCCGCCTCGGTACGACGTCTGTCTGTTGTCGATGCCATTCCCCGTGCTGAACCAGCCCTCCATGGCGCTGGGGCTGCTGAAGCCCGCCCTGACGCAAGCCGGGCTGCCGGCAAAGACGCTCTACCCCTGCCTGTGGTTCGCCGAGGAGGTGGGGCTTGATGTCTATGTCGCCATCTGTGACTCCAAGCAGGAGTTCCTCGTGGGGGAATGGATCTTCGCCGAGGCTGCCTTCCCCGGCTTCCATCCTGACCGGGACAGCTACCTGGAGCGCGTGTTGTCCGCGCCCGTATCCCGGGGGCTGCTGAGGAAGAGCCGCTTCGAGGGCGATCCGCGCGCGGCCCTGCTCGCCGCTCGCCAGGCGGCCCAGGGCTTCATCGAGAAGGTGGCCACTCGCGTCCTGGAGCTGCGGCCTCGCATCGTCGGATGCACCTCTACATTCACCCAGCACTGTGCCTCGCTGGCCGTGCTCCGGAAGATCCGCGAGCTGGCACCAGAGGTTGTCACCGTCATGGGTGGGGCCAACTGCGAGGGGGAGATGGGCGTGAGCGCGCGGCGCCACTTCCCCTGGGTGGACTTCGTGGTCTCCGGGGAGGGAGAGCTGCTGTTTCCCAAGCTCTGCCAGAGCATCCTGGAGCATGGGCGGCAGATCCCGACGCAGCACCTGCCCCAGGGTGTCATCGGAGAGGCGCAGCTGCGCCAGCCAGCAGGAGCCCCGGCGCCCAGGGCCTCGGTGTCACGCATGGACACCACGCCCGTGCCGGACTTCGATGACTACTTCGCGGAGCTCCACTCCTCGCCATTGAGGTCCTTCATCTCTCCAGGGCTCGCCATGGAGACCTCGCGGGGGTGCTGGTGGGGCAAGAAGCACCACTGCACGTTCTGTGGGCTGAACGGCGGGAACATGGACTTCCGCTCCAAGAGCGCCGGCCGCGTCATCTCGGAGCTGGCCGAGCTGTCCACGCGGTATGGCATCCGCAAGTTCAACATCGTCGACAACATCATGGACCTTGCCTACATCCAGGAACTGGCTCCACGCATCACCTCGGACACGCCCTACACGCTCTTCTTCGAGACGAAGGTCAACCTGAAGCGCGCCCAACTGGAGCGGCTCGCCGCGGCGGGGATCCGGCGCCTCCAGCCCGGCATCGAGAGCATGCACGACGAGATCCTCCAGTTGGTGGACAAGGGGACCACGGCGCTGCAAAACATCCAGCTTCTCAAGTGGGCGCGTGAGCTTGGCATCTTCATCACCTGGAACTTCCTGTGGGATGTGCCCGGGGAGCAGGATGCGTGGTACGCCGAGATGGCCGAGTGGCTGCCCTGGGTGAGTCATCTCCAGCCGCCCGGAGTGGATCGCATCCAGTTCCACCGCTTCAGCCCCTACCACCAGCGGCCGGCCAGCTTCGGGCTCACGCTCGAGCCCTACCCTCTCTATGCGCACGTCTATCCGCTCACCCAGGAGGAGCTCGGGGGGCTCGCCTACTATTTCCACGATCCGCGCCGGCGCTCCGCGAAGGAGGAGCTGGAGCGGCGGCCCCACCTGAGGCAGACGATGCGGGTGGTCGCGCAGTGGAACAAGCTGTGGAACCGCGGCGGGTTCGAGGGGACCTGGGAAACGCCCGTGCTGCGGATGTTCCACGAGGCAGAGCGCCTGCGCCTCGTGGACACGCGGCCCTGCGCCACCGCAAGCGAGCATGTCCTGACGGGGCTGGCGGCGCAGGTCTACCTGCAGTGTGACGCGATCCAGACCCTGAAGAGCTTGCTCGAGGGCCTGGCGCAGAGCGGAGTCGAAGGAGCCTCGCCCGGGGACGTGCAGGCCATCCTGGACGACCTGGTGAAGTGCAAGCTGCTGCTACGGCAGAGGGAGCGGTTCGTCGCCCTGGCCCTGCACGAGGTGTCCCGGATTCCTGACTCGGACGAGGACTTCCCCGGCGGCTACACGGATGTGGACGCCTGGCATCAGGCCTCGGCTGTATAG